The Flavobacteriales bacterium genomic sequence TTCACCAATGTGGTGTTGGAAGGTACCACGTACGGAATCGCGACTGATGTGAACGGGTACTACAACATCACCAAATTGCCTACCGGAGATTACACCCTGCGTGTTTCCTATATCGGATTCGATACCGTGCGTGTGAACATCAAGGTTGGAAACGGCCAGATTGTGAACCAGAATGCTTACCTAAAGAAACAGGACATCCGTCTGGGTACGGTGGTTATCTCTCAGGAGGCCCTGAAGAAAACCACGGAAGTGGATGTGGCGGTTGAAACCATCACCCCGAAACAAATCAAACATATACCGACCATTGGCGGTGAACCGGATATCGCGCAGTACCTGCAGATTCTGCCAGGTGTGGTGTTCACAGGAGACCAGGGCGGACAGCTCTACATCCGTGGAGGTACGCCTATCCAGAATGTGGTGCTGCTTGACGGCATGGTGGTGTACAATCCTTTTCATTCCATCGGTTTGTTCTCGGTGTTCGATACAGACATCCTTCGGAATGTGGATGTGTACACCGGGGGCTTTCCCGCAGATTATGGCGGAAGGATTTCGTCTGTGATGGACATCACCACACGCGACGGAAACAAGTCGAACATCAGCGGGAAGGTTTCGGCCGGAACCTTCAACTCAAAAGCACTGATCGAGGGACCCATCGTGAAGAGCAAAACGGAGAACGGAGGTTCATCTTCCTTTATCTTCTCAGCCAAGAATTCATACCTGAAAGAGAGTTCGAAATTGCTCTACACCTATATTGACACAGGTGGCTTGCCTTACAACTTCACCGACCTGTACGGTAAGGTGTCGTTGAACTCAAGTAACGGCAGCAAGCTGAACCTGTTCGGATTCAACTTCCGGGATAAGGTGAACTATCAGTTCGTGTCAGATCTTGACTGGAAAGCTTCGGGCTTCGGAAGCAACTTCATTCTCATTCCCGGCGCATCCCCAACCCTCATCAGTGGTCACGTTTCTTATTCGGATTATGGAATCTCCCTGGCCGAAGCGGATGCCAAACCGCGGACAAGTGAGATCAACGGATTCAACCTGGGCTTGAATTTCACGTACTATCCGGGCAAAGATGAGATCAAATACGGGGTGGATGTGCTTGGATTCAAAACCGATTTCAATTTCACCAACAGCGTAGGGCGTAAGATCGAACAACAACAGAATACCACGGAGCTGGCAGGCTTCGTCCGGTACAAGATCGCACGCGAGAAGTTCCTGCTGGAGCCCAGTTTCAGGGCACACTATTATGCATCCCTATCGACCTTCTCCCCGGAACCGCGATTGGGTGGAAAGTACATGGTGTCTGATAAACTCAGGTTGAAATTTGCAGGTGGTTTTTACTCACAAAACCTGATCAGCGCTACCTCCGACCGGGATGTAGTGAATCTGTTTTACGGATTCCTGTCGGGTCCGGACAACCTGCAGAAGACGTTTGACGGCAAGGATGTGAAGCACAACCTGCAAAAAGCACGTCACCTGATCGCCGGGTTTGAATACGACCTGGGCGAGCACCTGGATCTGAACGTGGAAGGTTATGTGAAGGATTTCAACCAACTGACCAACCTCAACCGCAACAAGGTGTTTGATGACGATGGCGACAACGCCGACAAACCGGATGCCTTGAAAAAAGATTTCATCATCGAAAGGGGCAAGGCCTATGGGGTCGACTTCCTGGTGAAGTACGATTTCAAACGCATGTACATCTGGGCGGTGTACTCACTCGGAAAAGTAACCCGGCATGATGACGTGCAATCGTACAGTCCGCACTTCGACCGCCGCCACAATGTGAACCTGGTGGCTTCCTATACCTTTGGAAAGAAACTGAACTACGAAGCCAATGCCCGATGGAACCTGGGATCCGGATTCCCGTTCACGCAAACCGGTGGCTTCTTCCCCAAACAGAATTTTCAGGATGGCATCAACACCGATTATGTGTCTTCCAATGAAGAACTCGGAATCTATTATGGCGAACTGAACGGCGGGCGTTTACCCTATTACCACCGCCTGGATGTGACGGTGAAGCGCAAGTTCTATATTGGGGAACGTGCGGAAATGGAAATGATTCTGGGTGTCACGAACGCTTATAACCGGGAGAACATTTTTTACTTCGACCGGGTTCGGTACGAAAGGGTGAACCAGCTTCCATTCATGCCGAGTTTCGGATTGAACATGAGTTTCTGATCAGCGTTATGCTGACGGGCCCTGCGGAAGTTTTCCTGCAGGGCCTTTTTGTTTTTTATGCCCGGAATTGCCGGATCGTATGCCATTAACTCACGGATAATTATTACCTTTGGGTCCGTCGTTAAACCTAGGATCGAATGGCGGGCACGAAATACATTTTTGTTACGGGTGGAGTTACTTCATCGCTTGGAAAAGGCATCATTTCAGCCTCCCTGGCGAAACTGTTGCAGGCCCGCGATTATGCAGTTACCATCCAGAAACTCGATCCCTACATCAACGTTGATCCCGGTACAATGAACCCCTATGAGCATGGGGAATGCTATGTAACCGACGACGGAGCGGAGACCGACCTCGACCTCGGTCATTACGAACGCTTCCTGAATGTACCCACTTCACAGGCGAACAACGTAACCACCGGTCGCATCTACCAGAATGTGATTAACAAGGAACGGGAAGGCGCTTACCTGGGGAAAACCGTTCAGGTGATTCCGCACATCACCGATGAAATCAAACGCTGTATCCAGCACCTGGGTAATACAGGTAAATTCGACTTTGTGATCACAGAAATCGGCGGTACAGTTGGTGATATCGAATCATTGCCTTACATAGAAGCGGTTCGCCAGCTGAACTGGGAAATGGGAGACGACTGCCTGGTGATTCACCTGACCCTGATTCCTTACCTGGCCGCAAGCGGCGAGTTGAAAACAAAACCCACCCAGCACTCGGTGAAAGAACTGCAGGCAGCAGGTGTGCAACCCGATATTCTTGTTTGCCGCAGTGAAAGGCATATCACGGAAGACATTCGCAACAAACTGGCCCTGTTTTGCAACGTCGGCAAGGAAGCGGTGATAGAGTCGCTCGACGCTGAAACCATCTACGATGTGCCCCTGCTGATGCGTTCTGAAAAGCTTGATGAAGTGGTGCTGGCAAAACTCAAAATGCCCGTACGTGGCGCAACGGATTTGACCCGCTGGACGGAATTCGTGACACGCCTGAAGAACCCGCGCACGGAAGTTTCCATCGGCCTGGTCGGAAAATACATTGAACTCAAAGACTCTTATAAATCCATCGCTGAGGCCTTTATCCATGCCGGTGTATCCAATGAATGCAAAGTCAATATCAAATGGTTGCATTCGGAAGACCTGAATGAAGACAATGTGGCCGACAAGCTTTCCGGCCTGAAAGGGATCCTGGTGGCACCCGGTTTCGGTGACCGCGGGATCGATGGAAAGATACTCGCCATCAAGTACGCAAGGGAAACACAAATCCCATTCCTGGGAATCTGCCTGGGTATGCAGTGCGCCGTAGTGGAGTTTGCACGGAATGTGCTCGGGCTTGATGCGCACTCAACCGAAATGGAAGCCCATTCGTCGCACCCGGTGATCGATATCATGGAACACCAGAAAACGGTGACCAAGAAAGGCGGTACCATGCGTTTGGGGGCTTACCCTTGTCGGCTCGTGAAGAATACTTTGGCAGCCAAAATTTACGGCGCTCCGGAAGTGCGTGAAAGGCACCGCCACCGATACGAGTTCAACAATGAATACCTGTCGGAGTTCGAAGCAGCCGGCATGGTGGCCTCCGGGATCAATCCCGATGAGGGGCTGGTGGAAATCATCGAATTGAAGTCGCATCCGTTCTTCGTAGGTGTGCAGTTCCATCCCGAATACAAAAGCACAGTTGAAAGCCCGCATCCGTTGTTTGTTCATTTCGTGAAGGCGGCTATTGAGAAAGGCGTTTCCAGTAAACGTGAAAAAGTATCTGAGAAGTAATTTCGGATATTGCCTCTCTATTCCCCCGATCTTCTTTCATTTTGGTTATCTTTGGCGCTGATTTTTTCATGCCTTGAAAGCAGCGAATGGATAGAAACAGTATCATCGGTCTGACGCTGATCGGATTGATTATGGTCGTGTTCAGCATCATGAACCGACCCAGCGAAGAGGAGCTGGCAGCTCAGAAGAGCCGCCAGGACAGTATTGCAGCGGTAGAACAAGAAAAGAAACTGGCCGAGGAATCGGCGCAACAGCACTCCCTTACACCTGAAGCAAACAGCAACGCTGTTCAACAGGACACCACAGTTTCTGACAGTGTGAAAGCCATCCTCCGTCAGAATGAGTTTGGTGTGTTTGCCGATGCAACTGTGGGAGAGGAGAAGCTGATCACCATTGAGAATGACAAGGTGAGGTTGGTGATCTCCACCCGGGGAGGTCGCATGGTCTCCGCTGAGCTGAAAGAATATCATACCTACGATTCGCTTCCGCTCTACCTGTTCACACCGGACAGGTCATCTTTCAACATGCGCTTTGCCGCAGGCACCCGTGTGATTGCCACCAACGATTTGTATTTCACACCGGGTAGCGATGGTTTTTCGGTGAATGCCGGTGAAAAGAATTCCATTTCTTTCCGCGCTTCGGCAGGCCAGGGAAAGTACATCGAATATACCTATGGACTCACCGGCGGTAGCTATGTGGTTGATTTCAATATCAACATGGTGGGGCTTGACCAGGTGATTGCAGCCAATACCAACTTTGTAGACCTGAATTGGGAATTCGATGCCCCCCGCCAGGAAAAAAATGTCAAAACCGAACGCAGGAATACCAGCGTTTACTACCACTACATGGAAGATGGTGAAACCGATCACCTCAGCACCACCAAGGAAGACCAGAAAGACCTTGAAGCCAAATCCTCATGGGTGGCCATGAAATCTCAGTTCTTCACGGCAGCCCTGATGAGCAAGGAAGGGTTGGACAAACCCCTGTCCGTGGAAGTAAAGCCCTTTGAAGAAAAAGACGATGATGAGATACATGCCGAATACCTGAAGACCCTCAAGGCGGAAATGAGTATTCCGTATGACCACAAAGCTTCGGAGAACCATGCATTCCAGTTCTATTTCGGTCCCAATCACTACAAGACGCTGAAGGATCTGGATGTGGGAATGGAGAACATCATCTATCTCGGATGGGGCGTGTTTAAGTGGGTGAACAAATTCCTCGTGATCCCCGTGTTCAATTACCTGGATAGTTTTGATCTCAGCTATGGATTGATCATCCTGTTGCTTACGGTACTTATCAAGTCGCTCCTGTTTCCGCTTACCTATCGCACCTATTTGTCTTCCGCTAAAATGCGTGTGCTGAAGCCGGACATCGAGGAACTGGGCAAAAAGTTCAAACCGGAAGATACACTGAAAAAGCAGCAGGCCACCATGGCGCTGTACCGGCAGGCCGGAGTAAACCCCCTTGGAGGTTGCATCCCAACCCTCTTGCAAATGCCGATCCTGTACGCCATGTTCAGCTTCTTCCCGGCGTCCATCGAACTCAGGCAGCAGCCGTTCCTTTGGGCCAAAGATCTGTCAACCTACGACTCGGTCTTGCAATTGCCGTTTCACATTCCGGGATACGGAGATCATGTCAGTCTGTTTACCTTATTAATGACCGCATCGATCTTTGCCACCATGAAGTACAACACGGGGCAATACGGAAGCAATGACCAGATGGGCAAGCAGATGAAGATCATGATGTATGTGATGCCGGTCTTCTTCATGGGTTTCCTGAATAACTATTCTTCCGGATTGACGTACTATTACTTCTTGTCCAACATGATTACTTTCCTGCAGCAGCAGATATTCAGGCGTTTTGTTGACGATGATGCGATCCACAAAAAGATCCAGGAAAACAAAAAGAAGCCTGCTTCCCAGAAAAAATCGAAGTTCCAGGAAAGAATGGATGAGATGATGAAGCAACGGGGATATCAGCCACCCAAGCGTTGATATTGCCTCGTCATTTCTTGAAACTTAAGGTGTGCGCGTACAAGAAAAACTCCGTAAAACGGGCAAAATAAACCTGTCTTTTCCTGAACCCGGCATTGCTGAAATACGCATTGCCAAGGGGTGTTACATCCAGGTTGAAGATGTGAAGATGCTAGAGGATGCCATTGAGGAGGCGACCGGCGGATCACCTTGTTGTAACCTGATCATTGCC encodes the following:
- a CDS encoding TonB-dependent receptor — translated: MKNRKKNFIAACLLLLVSVSASLAQTGSVRGFVYEKESGEPVIFTNVVLEGTTYGIATDVNGYYNITKLPTGDYTLRVSYIGFDTVRVNIKVGNGQIVNQNAYLKKQDIRLGTVVISQEALKKTTEVDVAVETITPKQIKHIPTIGGEPDIAQYLQILPGVVFTGDQGGQLYIRGGTPIQNVVLLDGMVVYNPFHSIGLFSVFDTDILRNVDVYTGGFPADYGGRISSVMDITTRDGNKSNISGKVSAGTFNSKALIEGPIVKSKTENGGSSSFIFSAKNSYLKESSKLLYTYIDTGGLPYNFTDLYGKVSLNSSNGSKLNLFGFNFRDKVNYQFVSDLDWKASGFGSNFILIPGASPTLISGHVSYSDYGISLAEADAKPRTSEINGFNLGLNFTYYPGKDEIKYGVDVLGFKTDFNFTNSVGRKIEQQQNTTELAGFVRYKIAREKFLLEPSFRAHYYASLSTFSPEPRLGGKYMVSDKLRLKFAGGFYSQNLISATSDRDVVNLFYGFLSGPDNLQKTFDGKDVKHNLQKARHLIAGFEYDLGEHLDLNVEGYVKDFNQLTNLNRNKVFDDDGDNADKPDALKKDFIIERGKAYGVDFLVKYDFKRMYIWAVYSLGKVTRHDDVQSYSPHFDRRHNVNLVASYTFGKKLNYEANARWNLGSGFPFTQTGGFFPKQNFQDGINTDYVSSNEELGIYYGELNGGRLPYYHRLDVTVKRKFYIGERAEMEMILGVTNAYNRENIFYFDRVRYERVNQLPFMPSFGLNMSF
- a CDS encoding CTP synthase — encoded protein: MAGTKYIFVTGGVTSSLGKGIISASLAKLLQARDYAVTIQKLDPYINVDPGTMNPYEHGECYVTDDGAETDLDLGHYERFLNVPTSQANNVTTGRIYQNVINKEREGAYLGKTVQVIPHITDEIKRCIQHLGNTGKFDFVITEIGGTVGDIESLPYIEAVRQLNWEMGDDCLVIHLTLIPYLAASGELKTKPTQHSVKELQAAGVQPDILVCRSERHITEDIRNKLALFCNVGKEAVIESLDAETIYDVPLLMRSEKLDEVVLAKLKMPVRGATDLTRWTEFVTRLKNPRTEVSIGLVGKYIELKDSYKSIAEAFIHAGVSNECKVNIKWLHSEDLNEDNVADKLSGLKGILVAPGFGDRGIDGKILAIKYARETQIPFLGICLGMQCAVVEFARNVLGLDAHSTEMEAHSSHPVIDIMEHQKTVTKKGGTMRLGAYPCRLVKNTLAAKIYGAPEVRERHRHRYEFNNEYLSEFEAAGMVASGINPDEGLVEIIELKSHPFFVGVQFHPEYKSTVESPHPLFVHFVKAAIEKGVSSKREKVSEK
- the yidC gene encoding membrane protein insertase YidC, which produces MDRNSIIGLTLIGLIMVVFSIMNRPSEEELAAQKSRQDSIAAVEQEKKLAEESAQQHSLTPEANSNAVQQDTTVSDSVKAILRQNEFGVFADATVGEEKLITIENDKVRLVISTRGGRMVSAELKEYHTYDSLPLYLFTPDRSSFNMRFAAGTRVIATNDLYFTPGSDGFSVNAGEKNSISFRASAGQGKYIEYTYGLTGGSYVVDFNINMVGLDQVIAANTNFVDLNWEFDAPRQEKNVKTERRNTSVYYHYMEDGETDHLSTTKEDQKDLEAKSSWVAMKSQFFTAALMSKEGLDKPLSVEVKPFEEKDDDEIHAEYLKTLKAEMSIPYDHKASENHAFQFYFGPNHYKTLKDLDVGMENIIYLGWGVFKWVNKFLVIPVFNYLDSFDLSYGLIILLLTVLIKSLLFPLTYRTYLSSAKMRVLKPDIEELGKKFKPEDTLKKQQATMALYRQAGVNPLGGCIPTLLQMPILYAMFSFFPASIELRQQPFLWAKDLSTYDSVLQLPFHIPGYGDHVSLFTLLMTASIFATMKYNTGQYGSNDQMGKQMKIMMYVMPVFFMGFLNNYSSGLTYYYFLSNMITFLQQQIFRRFVDDDAIHKKIQENKKKPASQKKSKFQERMDEMMKQRGYQPPKR